A portion of the Gossypium arboreum isolate Shixiya-1 chromosome 8, ASM2569848v2, whole genome shotgun sequence genome contains these proteins:
- the LOC108468842 gene encoding uncharacterized protein LOC108468842 has product MKRAMPWDDHDEANDSSSSDESSSSNPDSEAEDGPPNNKPTNSSQAKSRKQKSAALDFEALKRHGYKGGLSVLNVPPPKEKPDWSWSTGRESSEIREIKESFKDRQKTRAAILDAEELVNAQTRKEKQNVSFSQKEKRKRELGQASRGKNYVEEEKRLLRESGIYSGFDT; this is encoded by the exons ATGAAGAGGGCAATGCCATGGGATGATCATGATGAGGCAAATGATTCATCATCTTCTGACGAATCTTCATCTTCAAATCCGGACTCTGAAGCTGAAGATGGACCTCCCAACAACAAGCCTACGAACTCATCCCAAG CAAAATCTAGGAAACAAAAAAGTGCTGCGTTGGATTTTGAAGCATTGAAGCGACATGGCTATAAGGGAGGGTTATCTGTCCTAAATGTACCTCCTCCAAAAGAGAAGCCAGACTGGTCTTGGTCAACTGGCAGAGAAAGCAGTGAAATCAGGGAGATTAAAGAATCTTTCAAGGACAGACAGAAAACTAGAGCCGCAATATTGGATGCAGAGGAGCTGGTTAATGCACAAACTCGGAAAGAGAAACAGAATGTTTCCTTTTCACAGAAGGAGAAGCGGAAAAGAGAACTTGGTCAGGCTAGTAGGGGGAAGAATTACGTTGAAGAAGAGAAGAGGTTGCTCCGGGAAAGTGGCATCTATTCTGGTTTTGATACTTGA